In Glycine max cultivar Williams 82 chromosome 15, Glycine_max_v4.0, whole genome shotgun sequence, the DNA window atagattatgaagaaacatatgcatcggttgctagattagaagccattagaatgttactagcatatgcatccataatgaactttaagctttatcaaatggatgtaaaaagtTCATTTTTGAATgacttaattcaagaagaagtttATGTAGAACAACCCCTAGGGTTTGAAAACTCAGACAAGCCTAATCAtgtctataaattgaaaaaggctctatatggattgaaacaagccccAAGGGCTTGGTATGAGCGTCTGAGTAAATTTCTATTAGATAAAAACttctctagaggtaaagtggataccactcTTTTCATTAAGAGGAAATCAAATGATGTTTTATTGgtgcaaatttatgttgatgatattatctttggatccactaatgaattgttatgcaaggaattctctcatgacatgcaaagtgagtttgaaatgtctatgatgggagaactcaccttctttcttggattacaaatAAAGCAAACCAAAGAAGGaatctttgtcaatcaatcgaaatactgcaaggaattaattcaaagatttggaatggaaagtgctaagcacatggctacacccatgagtactgcttgctatttagataaagatgaaaccggtcaATCTATAGATATcaagcaatatcgaggtatgatcggatcacttctttatttatctattagCAGACCTGATatcatgtttagtgtatgcatgtgtgctagatttcagtccaatcctaaacaatcacatctaagtGCAGTTAAAAGGATTATAAGATATTTGTTAGGTACAATAaatataggtttatggtatcctagaaattccacatgcactttagtaggatactcagattttgattttgctggttctaaaatagatagaaagagcacaagtgggacatgtcaatttattggatctgctcttatatcatggcatagtaagaaataaaatagtgttattttatctactgctgaagcggaatatatttctgctggtagTTTTTGTgcccaaattttatggatgaagcaacaactatcttactatggaatccttcttgatcatatacccattaggtgtgataatacaagtgcaatcaatctatccaaaaatccagtacaacactctagaaccaagcatatagaaattaggcaccatttctTAAAAGATCATGTTTTGAAGGGAGATTGTGTTCTAGAAttcgttgatacaaagaatcagcttgttgatatctttacaaaacctctccctaaGGAAACATTCTTTGCCATTAGgagagaattaggcctcttagatgttaATGATCtagataaataaggattgattggttgattgaaacATTTGTGTTTAATGATTGATTGATAGAGTTTGATGATGTTTTTTAGACATAGACATAGGTACTTTGGGTTTTTGATGTTGCAAAAGGGAGAGAGAAACAGgcttagaaatcaagagatAAATTTCAGAACAATTAGGCATAACCtccaaaagaaagggggagtaTGGGATGAGTGCACGATCAATCAAAACTTGTACATactatcttgatttcaggatttgtcatcatcaaaaagggggagattgtagaagcaaggcttcaagaagatgttttcatgatgccaaaggaacacgcttctcaagttttattcaagacaagaatccaagatatCCGAGAAACTCAAGAAATATGATCAAGATAATTCCTAAAGTCTTAGGAAGAAAGTTCCAAGTTGAAAcaacaaaaggtttggccaaaggaattaacttaaaatgttttctaaaagagttttactctctgataatcgattaccagaagatgtaatcgattactagtggccaATGTGCCTTCTGAAAAGcttttaaatgttttagaaagcatgtaatcgattaccagtgatttggaacgttttaaaacagccataagaaatttgaatttaaatttcaaagttgtgtaatcgattatagtaagttggtaatcaattaccagtgttaaaaaattcaaatttcaaatgtgaagagttataactcttcagaagtaactgtgtaatcgattacactattgattagctaaaaaaaagattacaccattatggtaatcaattaccagtaaggatttttgaaaataattcccaacagtcacatcttttcatttaaattttgaatggtcatcaaaggcctatatatatgtgactttgGCATGAAATTTTCTCAGAGTTTTTACTAaccaaaaagtcttatcctctcaaaagattaaattgtcttatcttctaaaaattccttggccaaacacttgtgagattcaataaggaattgagtGTTTCATTGTGaacatctatctctttcaagagagatcatcttcttcctctctttctAATCAAAGGGCTAAGAAACTGaaagtctcttgttgtaaaacatctaaacacaaaggaagggctATCCTtgtgtttttcaaaaattgtaaaggatttgtgagatagtggaactcccaagagggtttcttggggactggatgtaggcaatGAACTTtgttgaaccagtataaaactgtgtttgcattctctcttctctcaaactcttttatttattgttgcttattatttctattcagtaagtttaatttgaaatattatttagaaattcattttaaaaggaataTTGGGACTTAGGTTAAAATCtgtatagaaattttaattggagaatagtttgtaaaatcttaattcaactccttctccttcttaaaatttataaggtCACTTGTCCAATACTATTCAATCCTCATTtgattaaactatttttattcaatgttcataattaatagtgtgtaaaacttaatttttgtatagtataaaaatacttatattattaaaaatttatcatataactAGAAGAGTTTGAACATACCTGAGATTGAgtgaattaatataaaacttatgtTTCTTTGGACGATcaatataaaacttttattaattttcataataattattttaaaaattacatttaagtttttttttaaaattaattaataatacaattttttttgcacTAGTAacataatatatgtatattgtCCCCTAATTTAAAGGTTGTattcaccattttttttaaaggctgTAAGTATTAGTTGGCAATTTCATAAGTTGTCATAATTTGCATTATCTGTTACCCAATCCAAGGTGGACCCCATAGCGAGCCTGCCCTGCACTGCAAGTTCTCCGTCTCAAGTCCAAACCCAACAATGAACCTCGATGGCGTTCTCTCTCCCTCCACCAccaccctctctctctctccacttCACGCGCCGctccctcctcctcctctccaccaccaccaccctctCTCTCCCATCCACACCTCCACCTACTCCCATTCCCACCACCCCCACAGTCACCGACCGCGTCTTCATGGACTTTAGCCTCTGCCCCAACAACTTCCTCCCCGACCGCGCCGACGCCCTCTCCCCTCTCTGCTCCGACTCCAACCTATTGGGTCGCGTCGTATTGGGCCTCTACGGCAACCTCGTCCCCCTCACCGTCTCGAACTTCAAGTCCATGTGTCTGGGCGGCCTCAACGCCACGTCATCCTCGTACAAGAATACGCTCGTCCACAAGGTGTTCCCCGGCCAGTACTTCCTCGCCGGGCGCCAGGGCCGCCCCGACAAGGGCGAGGTCCGCCCGCCGCACGACCTGCCGCGCAACACGGAGACGGTCGACGCTAAGGCGTTCGCCCTCACGCACTCCCGGCCCGGCGTTGTTTCGCTCTCGCTCTCCGAaaacgacgacgacgacgagaTTAAGCTCGATCCTGGGTACCGGAATGTAGAATTCTTGATCACCACTGGTCCCGGGCCTTGCCCCCAGCTCGATAACAAGAACATTGTCTTTGGAACGGTGCTCGAAGGTAGTGCTAATGATGGTAATGTTAGTTTGTATATTGAAGATTCTGAAATTTAGCATACTCTAtgtgacactttttttttttaacagtttCTCTTTGATTGCTGGAAATCATTCATTTTGATGAGTCATATTTCTCATTTAATGACTTTCTCTCCTTATTTAGCAGTGAGACTCATTAAAATTAGTGATTtacaataaatttcaaccaattatAGAGAGAATGTTGAAAAGAGAGTGATAGAGAGAATGTTGCCAGCATTTCTCAtttcaaaacaagaaaatttcttaaagattgatattaattttagagAGCATCTTCTagtctttcaaaaattttaattagcaaTTAGTCCTCAAATAACTAGGGAGGCGACTCATGTTTTCCCCTTTTTTCTCGTTGTTTTATCTTTTCATATATGGAGGCATTGATTCGAGCTCAATGCTATCAATTATCAAGTGTAGATGTTCTCAGAAGTGCTATTAACATCATATTCTTATCAATGCTCTCTCTTCtttcaaacattattgaaaACTACAAAGTAACGAGTGAAGTGCATTAGAAAAGGTTGAGACCCAcacaattttgtgatttttaagaaaatttaactGATAATAAAAAAGTGTGTTATGGAGTATGTTATTAGCATTTGTATTTTAATGTCTATGGTCCATCTTATTTAAGTGTTCAAAATGTCAATGGAAGCACCTATgacaatgcctatgcaaaaatTAGTTCAATAGCTTGGTTGGGGAAGGGTGAAATATTTAGTTTGAGATATATCGTTATTATGTTGGCATCTTATTTTGGTTGAATGAAAAGTGGTAGAACATGGACACACTTCAATATTACCAAGGCAAGGCGCCAATGTATAgacaagattaagtttcttatgtatagacaagcgcacctgttgcatttgttttagcatcttgatataggtcttcttgtattagggagacttttgattttctttaactgcggggtatgccccgtttattattgtatcattttgggtttaatataatttacattttttcccaaaaaaaggCAAGGCGCCAATGGTAGGTTGGGATCACCAGTAGAGACTTGCCTAGAAAATTACTACATAGGTCTAAATTGCTAAATTCAGTTTTTATCTAGGCACAAGTACTAATCTTGCCCCTAGCTCAATAATAAGAACATTTTCTTTGGCACTGTGCTTGAAGGTAATGCTGTTGATCATGTTAGTTTGTATAATGAAGATTTtgagaaaattgaaaataggaCAATTTCTCATTGGAGATCTACGTGGACATATAACCAAATTAAAGTATATAAGACAGTTCTAAGCTTTCAAGCAAATTTTGTAAGGTTGAGTTATACCCAAACTTAAAATTGTAAGATTTCTTGATTCACCagtctttcaaaaattttaaacaactgtTAGTCGTTAAAAGAACCACAGAGGTGACTCatgtttttcttgttattttatctTGCCTGTTAGGGGCATTGATTCAAGATCAATGGTATCAAGTCTATATGTTTTTATGTACATGGTCAAAGGTTCATCTTATTAATTAAACGGATGTTGGAAATATCATTGGAAGCACCTAGACAACACCTATGCAAATATTAGTTCCGTGCTTTTGTAGGAGagtgggaaaaaaaataagCTTGAGATTCTGTgtatgtaattattattatgtttgcaTTTTCTTTCAGTTGAGTAAAAAATAGTAGAACAGGATACACCCCAATCCTACTAGGCTGTGCGCCAATGACATGTTAGGGTTGCTAATAGAGACTTAGAGAATTTTGACACAGGCCTAAAATTTAAACAGTTTTATCTAATCGCAACTACTCACCTTGCCCCTAGGCACCATGATATTCTGTGAAGAGGGTTGCCTTCCAAGCAGAATTTTGGTTGCATTGTGGGGGAATTGAACCTGCATTCATGGGAAAGATGAGAGCTAACTTGGGATCCTTGACCACTTGTGAAACCTACATGGACGCATTCACATTTGCTATCACCTAGTAAAGTTCGCTACACAAAATGTTTGGTCGTGTACAGAGTATATGCTTACATCCAGGTTCCAATAATTTGTTTTGACTTACATTCAACAATATCGTGCATCAAACTGTTGATCCGATGACACGAGGCAGTTGTTGGAATATTGAACTATTTGATATGTTTGGGGGCTAAATTATACGAATGTTAATTTATCTTTACTACCAAGAAAGTGCTTATCTCCTAGTTGAATCTAATTGCAGGATTGGATGTCATCACAGCTATAGCTTCCATTCCCACATACCAACCATCTGAGCGAATTCGCCAGTTTAACGACTTGGCTCGATTTTTTGGAGATGAAAGGGCTCAGAATGCACGTAACATATGGAACAGGCCTCTTACGAGTGTTTATATTAGTGATTGTGGGGAGCTGAAAGTGACAAAGCCTTCCCTCACGCCTTCTTTGCCATAATTTATTTCCATGTTTGTATATATTATCCCAGAGGATTTCATGTTACT includes these proteins:
- the CYP55 gene encoding peptidyl-prolyl cis-trans isomerase CYP55 translates to MAFSLPPPPPSLSLHFTRRSLLLLSTTTTLSLPSTPPPTPIPTTPTVTDRVFMDFSLCPNNFLPDRADALSPLCSDSNLLGRVVLGLYGNLVPLTVSNFKSMCLGGLNATSSSYKNTLVHKVFPGQYFLAGRQGRPDKGEVRPPHDLPRNTETVDAKAFALTHSRPGVVSLSLSENDDDDEIKLDPGYRNVEFLITTGPGPCPQLDNKNIVFGTVLEGLDVITAIASIPTYQPSERIRQFNDLARFFGDERAQNARNIWNRPLTSVYISDCGELKVTKPSLTPSLP
- the CYP55 gene encoding peptidyl-prolyl cis-trans isomerase CYP55 isoform X1; protein product: MAFSLPPPPPSLSLHFTRRSLLLLSTTTTLSLPSTPPPTPIPTTPTVTDRVFMDFSLCPNNFLPDRADALSPLCSDSNLLGRVVLGLYGNLVPLTVSNFKSMCLGGLNATSSSYKNTLVHKVFPGQYFLAGRQGRPDKGEVRPPHDLPRNTETVDAKAFALTHSRPGVVSLSLSENDDDDEIKLDPGYRNVEFLITTGPGPCPQLDNKNIVFGTVLEGSANDGLDVITAIASIPTYQPSERIRQFNDLARFFGDERAQNARNIWNRPLTSVYISDCGELKVTKPSLTPSLP